Proteins encoded within one genomic window of Setaria italica strain Yugu1 chromosome IV, Setaria_italica_v2.0, whole genome shotgun sequence:
- the LOC101784026 gene encoding uncharacterized protein At1g66480: MGNSIGGRRKGAKVMQLDGTAFRVKPPAFAGTVLRDHPGFQLLESEEVKLLGVRARPLAHDAQLRPGRLYFLVALPRPAVPPRRAWSGALHVGARERLESLMLTRRSTSDLSLPASAATAPASPLSTASEGGPVRLRMRLPKAQVEKLMAESRDGAEAAARIMQLCAANAGSGAATPERGILRTPERSPRFVPTPDWGVGAGAFPQTPERSPRFAATPDWGTGFMMPAGAGTAPRTPERWPALPRMPEYASPDVKASRKEKRTRFVALPDEIIA; the protein is encoded by the exons ATGGGCAACAGCATCGGCGGCCGGCGCAAGGGCGCCAAGGTCATGCAGCTGGACGGCACGGCGTTCCGCGTCAAGCCGCCGGCGTTCGCGGGCACGGTGCTGCGCGACCACCCGGGGTTCCAGCTCCTCGAGTCCGAGGAGGTCAAGCTCCTGGGCGTCCGCGCCCGCCCGCTCGCGCACGACGCGCAGCTCCGCCCGGGCCGGCTCTACTTCCTCGTCGCGCTGCCCCGGCCGGCggtcccgccgcgccgcgcgtggTCCGGCGCGCTCCACGTCGGCGCGCGGGAGCGACTCGAGTCGCTCATGCTCACGCGCCGGTCCACCTCCGACCTCTCCCTCCCAGcgtccgccgccacggcgccggcgtcgcctCTCTCCACCGCCTCCGAGGGTGGGCCCGTCCGGCTCCGGATGCGCCTGCCCAAGGCGCAGGTCGAGAAGCTCATGGCCGAGAGCCGGGACGGCGCCGAAGCCGCCGCCAGGATCATGCAGCTGTGCGCGGCCaacgccggcagcggcgccgccacgccggAGAGGGGGATACTGCGGACGCCCGAGCGGAGCCCGCGGTTCGTGCCCACGCCGGACTggggcgtcggcgccggcgcgttCCCGCAGACGCCGGAGCGGAGCCCGAGGTTCGCGGCAACGCCAGACTGGGGGACCGGGTTCATGatgccggcgggcgcggggacGGCGCCGAGGACGCCGGAGAGGTGGCCCGCGCTGCCCCGCATGCCGGAGTACGCGTCGCCGGACGTCAAGGCTAGCCGGAAAGAG AAGCGAACGCGGTTCGTGGCGCTGCCAGACGAGATAATCGCGTGA